One part of the Nymphaea colorata isolate Beijing-Zhang1983 chromosome 8, ASM883128v2, whole genome shotgun sequence genome encodes these proteins:
- the LOC116258709 gene encoding DELLA protein GAI-like, translating to MKREYPQNQIRPHHQQQPQGGGGAAAGSGGSGGGAGAGVGYSAMASSGKGKMQEVDTGVDELLAALGYNVRTSDMAEVAQKLEQLEMVMGNAQEDGIFHLSSETIHYNPSDIATWIDTMLTELNPVCPNLGAADTNFSTSTTTTTTHPVWDSDHRVNLQPAESSTSASIKETTLPPPQPPPPPPQDFDDDGSSGIEDVVYGREGSREKKRLKSCQVSASAAPAPEPRPVVVVDSQETGIRLVHTLMACAEAVQQDNLKLADALVKQISVLATSQAGAMRKVANFFAEALARRIYRLYPQDHPSDSIGDLLQMHFYEACPYLKFAHFTANQAILEAFSGCSRVHVIDFGMKQGMQWPALMQALALRPGGPPAFRLTGIGPPQPDNSDPLQEVGWKLAQLAETINVEFEYRGLVANSLADIEAYMLELRPSDVEAVAVNSIFELHRLLGQPGAIDRVFKLVRDVRPKIVTVVEPEANHNSPIFLDRFTEALHYYSSLFDSLEGCGGGTSPAAAQDQLMSEVYLGRQICNIVACEGSERVERHETLIQWRARMAAAGFAPVHLGSNAFKQASMLLALFAGADGYRVEENNGCLMLGWHTRPLIATSAWHLLPSAPPASQQ from the coding sequence atgaagagggaGTATCCCCAAAATCAGATTCGTCCTCATCACCAGCAACAGCCCCAAGGCGGAGGAGGAGCTGCTGCTGGTAGTGGAGGAAGCGGAGGAGGAGCAGGAGCAGGAGTTGGGTACTCGGCCATGGCCTCTAGCGGGAAGGGCAAAATGCAGGAAGTCGACACCGGGGTGGACGAGCTGCTAGCGGCACTGGGATACAACGTCCGGACGTCGGACATGGCGGAGGTGGCCCAAAAGCTGGAACAATTGGAGATGGTGATGGGGAACGCTCAGGAGGATGGCATCTTCCATCTCTCCTCCGAGACCATCCACTACAACCCCTCCGATATCGCAACGTGGATTGATACTATGCTCACCGAGCTCAACCCTGTTTGCCCCAATTTGGGGGCTGCCGATACCAATTTCTCCacatccaccaccaccaccaccacacaTCCGGTTTGGGACTCCGACCATCGTGTCAACCTCCAGCCCGCGGAGTCCTCCACCTCCGCCAGCATCAAAGAAACCACCCTTCCTCCGCcgcagccgccgccgccgcctcctCAAGATTTCGATGATGATGGCTCTTCAGGCATAGAGGATGTCGTGTACGGTCGCGAGGGCTCCAGAGAGAAAAAGCGTCTCAAATCATGTCAGGTTTCGGCGTCGGCGGCGCCAGCACCGGAACCGCGGCCGGTTGTAGTTGTGGATTCGCAAGAGACGGGCATCCGGCTGGTTCACACCCTGATGGCCTGCGCGGAGGCGGTGCAGCAGGACAACCTCAAGCTGGCGGATGCCCTGGTGAAGCAGATAAGCGTCCTGGCTACTTCCCAGGCCGGCGCTATGAGGAAGGTTGCCAACTTCTTTGCAGAGGCTCTGGCTCGCCGGATCTACCGCCTCTACCCGCAAGATCATCCCTCCGACTCTATAGGCGACCTTCTCCAGATGCACTTCTACGAGGCCTGTCCTTACCTCAAGTTCGCCCATTTCACCGCCAATCAGGCTATCCTGGAGGCCTTCTCCGGCTGCTCCCGCGTCCATGTGATCGACTTCGGCATGAAACAAGGGATGCAGTGGCCGGCACTCATGCAGGCGCTTGCTCTTCGTCCCGGTGGCCCTCCCGCCTTCCGCCTCACGGGTATCGGGCCACCCCAGCCAGACAACTCGGACCCCTTGCAGGAGGTCGGCTGGAAGCTCGCACAGCTCGCGGAGACGATCAACGTCGAGTTCGAATACCGCGGCTTAGTGGCCAACAGCCTGGCGGACATCGAGGCTTACATGCTTGAACTCCGCCCTTCCGACGTCGAAGCGGTGGCGGTCAACTCTATCTTCGAGCTGCATCGGCTGCTGGGTCAGCCTGGAGCCATCGACAGGGTTTTCAAGCTAGTGCGCGACGTCCGGCCGAAGATCGTGACGGTGGTCGAGCCGGAGGCGAACCACAACAGCCCCATCTTCCTGGACCGCTTCACGGAGGCGCTTCACTACTATTCGTCGCTCTTCGACTCGCTGGAGGGCTGCGGCGGAGGGACGTCCCCTGCCGCTGCGCAGGACCAGCTCATGTCCGAGGTCTACTTGGGGCGGCAGATCTGCAACATCGTGGCGTGCGAGGGATCGGAGCGGGTGGAGCGCCACGAGACGCTCATCCAGTGGAGGGCGCGCATGGCGGCTGCAGGCTTTGCCCCTGTCCACCTGGGCTCAAACGCCTTCAAGCAAGCCAGCATGTTGCTGGCGCTCTTCGCCGGCGCCGACGGCTACAGGGTCGAGGAGAACAACGGCTGCCTCATGCTCGGCTGGCACACTCGACCCCTCATTGCCACCTCCGCCTGGCACCTCCTCCCCTCCGCACCACCCGCATCCCAGCAGTGA